The Microlunatus soli genome contains the following window.
ATCTCAACGACTCCTTCACCTACACCGTGCCGATCGGCCTGAACATGTTCATCCAGGGGCTCGGTCAGTCCTCCTACGGTCAGATGCTGGCGATGTCGGTGGTATCGCTGGCACCGGTGATCATCTTCTTCCTGCTCTTCCAGCGCCAATTACTGAACGGCATCGCGACCACCGGGATGAAGGGATGAGACGAATCGGTCGGGTGACGCCACGGACTCAGTCGGCGAAGTCGGCCAGCAGTCGGTCCACGGCAGCCTGTGCCGCCGCTGCGCAGCGACGGGTCAGATGCTGCCAGTCCTCGGCAGGCGCGCCGCGTGACTCCAGCTCCGCCGCATCGGCGAGGAATCGGTCCTGCAACGGGTCGAGGATCTCGCGTACGCGTGGTTGCCGGTCGGCATACCGGGTCCCGTCCGGGTTGCCGCAGACGGCTTCCAGCAGCAGGGCGAAGGTCCACCAGTAGGACCCGGGTGCCGGACCGTCGACCGAGGCTAGCTCCGGATTCGGGCCGGTCCCGGAGGCCGATCCGGCCGTGCCGAGCGCCGGCGGCGGATCGGTGCCGACCGCGATCGGCAGGTAGACACTCGTGCACGGCGTCGTCGGCGCCCACCACCAATAGGGCGTCGGCGCACCCGGCACGGCGATCACCGAGGCTGCCGTGTTGCCCCAGGTGAACCCGGCCGGACTGTCATGCATGCAGAGCGTGAGGAAATCCGGCCGCGCAGCATTGAAGGCCGGACCGTCGAGGAAGCTGCCCTCGTAGTGGTCGGCGAGCACGCTGTGGGCAGTCTCCCAGTCGACGCCTCCGGCGGTCATTCCGTCGGCCAGCAACTGCCGGGACCGTTGCAGCCGGATCTGCGAGAGCTGCAACGGCGTGCCCGGATCGGTGACCGCTTCGGCGAAGTCCCAAACATCCGGGCCCGCGCAGTCCTGGACCGAACTGTCGGCCCGATCTCGGCCGGGCCACCCGAGGGACTCGGCCCGCTCGATCAACCCGTCGGCCAGCCGGCTCCAGTCGGTCCGGATGGTCGGCTGATTGGACAGTGCCGCGATGCCGGTCTCAACCCGGCGGATCGCCCAGTCCCGACCACTGGTCTCCAGCAGGAACGCCCGGTCGGCATCGGCCACGACGTAGGAGTTGTCGTAGGCAGCGGCGGCGCGGTCGGTTGAGATCGTGCCGGCCGCCCACTGGCCGTATCGGCGCAACAGTCCGATGATCACCTCGACGGCCTCCTCGGCAGAACCGCCGCGCTCCAGCCCGAGCCGCAGCAGTTCCATCCCGAGCAGGCCAGGGGACGGGCGCGTGACGCCGGTGGCGATCGCCGTTCGATCTGCCTGTGCGGTCGAGGCCAGGTCCCGGGTGAACAGCGCCTCGTTGCCGATCACGACACCGCGGCTGTTCAGCCCGATCTCGTGACCCCAACACCAGTACGGCCCGGACCCGAGGTGCTCGAAGGTCGGCACGGCGTCGTCGATCCGACAGTAGGCGAGCTGCAACACGCCGTTGCCCTGTCGGGCCGGGAATCGTCGTACCGGTTGGGTTTCGCGAGCCGGCCGATCACTGTTCTTGCCGAACAGCAGACGCCCGTCCCGGGTCGCGTCGGGTAGTGCGACGAAGGTGTCGCAACTCCACGGTCGGCGCGCCGGGTCCGGGTCCGGCGATTCGGGAACCGTCCTGTGCTCCGACATCAGACTGCCCGCGATCTGCTACTCGAGATAACGCTGATCGGGCTTGACGGTCAGCACCGGGCAACCGGCGTCCATCAGGATCGCCTGTGCGGTGCTGCCGGTGATCATCTTGCCGACCGGACTGCGTCGCCGCAGGCCGATCACGATCAGACCGGCGTCGGTCTGTCGGGCCGCGTCCAGGATGACGTCGGCTGCCGAGTCACTGCCGGCCGCCTGCCGCACCTCATGATCGACTCCGGCGTCGTTCAGCTCGGTGTCGATCGCGTCCAGGTCCTGGGAGGAGGCGAAATGCGCGGTGGCGTTGTTGCCGTGATGGCCGGTGTTGACCACCACCAGCCGATGTCCGAGCCCGGCGGCCAGTTCGCGGGCGTGTTCGAAGGCCGCGGTGCCCTCCGGCGTCGGGATGTATCCGACAACGATGTTCATGATCATCAACCTCGCTGGTGCCACTCGTCGGGGGACAGGGTCTTGGCGCCGGTCATGATCGCGACGGCGTCCTCCATGCTGTGCGACTGGGGAGTGATCACTCCGGCCATCCCGCCGAGTCGTTGGATGTGGATCCGGTCGGCGGTCTCGAAGACGTTCGGCATGTTGTGGCTGATCAGGATCACCCCGAGGCCGCGGTCCCGCAGGTCGCGGACCAGCTTCAGCACCTGGCCCGTCTCCCGGACGCCCAGCGCGGCCGTCGGCTCGTCCAGGATCACCACCTTGCTGCCGAACGCTCCGGCCCGGGCGACGGCGACGACCTGGCGCTGTCCGCCGGACAGCGTCTCCACGGCCTGGTCGATGTTCTGCAGGGTGGTGATCCCGAGCTCGGAGATGAACTGCTTGGCCTGTTCCCGCATCGCCGGCTTGTCCACCATCCGCAGCACCGATCCGAGCACACCACGGCGCCGGATCTCCCGGCCCAGGAACATGTTGCTGGCGATGTCGAGTGCCGGAGCGACGGCAAGATTCTGATAGACCGTCTCGACACCAGCCTCACGGGCGTCCTGGGTGCTGCCGAAGCTGACCGTGCGGTCGTCGATCCGGATCGTCCCCTGATCCGGCGTCAATGCCCCGGACAGGCATTTGATCAAGGTCGACTTGCCGGCGCCGTTGTCGCCGATCACTGCCAGCACCTCGCCGGGGTAGAGGTCGACGTCGACGCCGCGCAGCCCGACCACCCGGCCGAACAGCTTCACCAGGCCACGAGCCTGCAGCACCGGTTCGTCGCCGGCAACCTCCGCGGCATGCTGCGGTTTGGTCTCTGTGGTCATCAGCCCCGCACCCTTCTGATCCATTGATCGATCGCCACCGCCAGGATGACCAGGATGCCGGTGGCCAGCACCTGGTAGTTCGGGTCGACGCCGGCCAACGCCAGACCACTGTTGAACGTCTGCACGATCAACGCTCCGATCAGGGTGCCGACCACCGAGCCACGCCCGCCGAACAGGCTGGTGCCGCCGATCACCACGGCAGTGATCGACAACAGGTTGTAGTTCAGACCGGCGTTCGGGTCCGCGCCGCCGACCCGGCCACAGACGATCCAGGCCGCGATGCCGACACAGACACCGGCGACGACGTAGGCGCTGAACAGCAGTTTGCGGGTCGAGATGCCGGCCAGTTGGGCCGCCTCGCGATCGTCACCGGTGGCGTACAGGTGACGACCCCAGGCGGAGTTGCGGAGCACGAAGCCGAGGATCAAGAAGACCGCCAGCATCAAGATCACGCCCCAGGTCACACTCACCGGACCGATCGTGAAACTCGACCCGGTGATCAACAGGAACGCATCCGGATCCAGTGACACCGTCTGGCCCTGGGCGTACAGCAGGGAGAGCGCGGTAAAGATCGAGAAGGTGCCGAGGGTGACGATGAACGGCGGCAGGTTGATCCGGGTGACCAGGAAACCATTCAGCAGGCCGGTCAGGATGGCTACCGCGATCCCGATCAGCAAGGCGAGGATCCCCGGCGTCCCGCTGAAGCTCAGCTTGGCCATCACCAGTGAGGCCAACACCATTGCCATCCCGATCGACAGGTCGACGCCGGCCGTCAGGATGATCAAGGTCTGGCCGGCGGCCAAGGTGCCGACCACCGCCATCTGTTGGACCAGCAGTGACAGCGCCTCCGGGCGGAGGAAGCCCTGGGAGACGATTCCGAAGACGATGATCGCCACGATCAACACGATCAACGGACTGAGCGCAGGGTTGCCGTGCAACAGATGTTGGACGCGTTCCAGCGGACTTCGCCGTCGGCTCAGCAGGTCCTCGACGCTGGCCGGATTGCTCACCTCGGTAGTCATCGCATTCCTTTCACCAGCAGATCTCACCAGCAGATTTTGGAGGCCTCGTCGGGCGTCTGGCTCTTCACGCCGGGCACCGGATCGGCGGTGGCCAACGCGGTCCCGGTGTCGTAGAAGTCCTTGCCCTTGGTCTTGGCCGGCGGTGCGCCGCCCCGGGCGATCTTGGCGATCGCGTCCACCCCGAGCTCGGCCATCTTGCCCGGATACTGGGTGGCGTCGGCGTCGAAGACACCACTGCGGACCAGGTCGATGCCGTCACAGCTTCCGTCGATCACGACCAGCATCACGTCCTTCTCCTTGCCGGCCGCCTTGAGCGCGGCGTAGGCGCCCTGGCCGGCAGGCTCGTTCATCGCATAGACCACGTTGATGTCGGAGTTGGCCGACAGGCATTGCTCCATCGCCTGCCGGCCGCCGTCGATGGCGCCGGTCGTCGGCCGGTGGCAGGCGATCTGATACTGCCCGCCCTTGCCTCCGGTGTACTTGCCCTTCTTGGGTTCCAGTCCGTTCTGTTTGCTGCGGTCGTTGGGGATGCCCATGCCGTCCAGGAAGCCGTGATCACGTTCGGTGTCGACCGCCACCACCTGGTCGTTGTAGAGGTCGAGCATCGCGATCGTCGCCTTCTTGCCGTTCAGCTTGGCCGCGGCGTACTTGCCGATCAGCTGCCCGGCCTGATGGTTGTCGGTGGCGAACGTGTTGTCCGCGGTCTCCACCGGCGTCAGCGGGGTGTCCAGGGCACTGACGTACAGTCCGGACTCCTTCGCCTGCCGCAACGCGGCGTTGATCGAGTTGCCGTTGCTGGTGACCAGGATTCCTTTGTCGCCGCGCGCGATCGCGGTGTAGATCTGGTTGATCTGGTTCTGGGTGTCGCCGTCCTGGGTGCCGGCCGCGACCGACAGCTTGACGCCCTGCCGATGTGCTTCCTCCAGCGCCGCCTTCTTCATGGCCACGAAGTAGGGGTTGGTCTGGGTCTTCAAGATCAACGAGACACCCGGGCGTTTGTCCGCAGCGCCGCAGGCGGCGAGCAGGCAGCAGACCAATCCCGCCGCGATCGCGGCCAGCAGCCGAGGTCGGGCCGCGGACCGCCCGGCCGGTCGGTGCGGCCGCGTCGTCGCGCTCCGCCGATGCGACCGCCACTGCGGTGTCGCCATAGGCCTCCGATCATCGATGAACGGGTGCGAGTCGTGCAGGTCGTGCGGATCACGACGTCCTCAGTCGTATCCCCGACGGACCCCGGCGTCAAGCGCGGCATGCTGAGCGACACCCAGCCGTGATGAATCCCGCGACCAGGATTGATCCACGGCTGAGGCTGTGCTCAGTCTTCGGTCCCGGCTACCCGCATCCGCGACCGGTATCCGGATGTCAAGACGGGCCGTCTTGGTGGTTGACATTGTCGGGCTGTTGGAGGATCGTTGCATCCGTGCGTTTCGCGTTCGAGCTTCTCGTAATCGAAAAGCGTGTCGACTGAGCATCACAGCTCACCTCGTCGACACGCTCCCTCGTCTGCCACCCGGCGGCGGGGGTTTTTTGTTGCATGAGCACGATCACGACGCACGTCGTCCAGCACAAGTCAGGAGAAAGAGATGGCTGAGGAGCGGTCAGACGCCACGCCCGCCGATGCGGGCCTGACCGGAGCGCAAGCACTGGTTCGTTCACTCGAGCGGGTCGGTGCCGACGTCGTATTCGGGATCCCCGGGGGAGCGATCCTCCCCGCCTACGACCCGTTGTACGACTCCGATGCTGTCCGGCACATCCTCGTCCGCCACGAGCAGGGCGCAGGACATGCCGCCGAGGGGTACGCCATGGTCACCGGCAAGGTCGGTGTCTGCATGGCCACCTCAGGCCCAGGGGCGACCAACCTGGTGACCGCGATCGCCGACGCGTATATGGATTCGGTTCCGATCGTGGCGATCACCGGGCAGGTGGCCTCCGGGTCGATCGGCACCGACGCCTTCCAGGAAGCCGACATCACCGGCATCACCATGCCGATCACCAAGCACAGCTTCCTGGTCAAGACCGCCGCCGACGTGCCGCACGCGATCGCGGCGGCGTTCCACATCGCGGCCACCGGACGGCCCGGTCCGGTGCTGGTCGACATCACCAAGGACGCGTTGCAGGGCACCGCACCCTTCCAGTGGCCCAAGCGGGTCGAGCTGCCGGGATACCGCCCGGTGACCAAGCCGCACGCCAAGCAGATCCGGGAGGCCGCCAAGCTGATCGCGGCCTCGGAACGCCCGGTGCTCTACGTCGGCGGCGGCACCGTCAAGGCGCACGCCGGCGAGCAACTGCGCCAGCTGGTCGAGGCGACCGGTATCCCGGTGATCACCACGCTGATGGCCCGGGGCGTCTTCCCCGACAGCCATCCGCTGAATTACGGGATGCCCGGGATGCACGGCACGGTGGCGGCGGTCGGTGCGCTGCAGCGCAGCGACCTGTTGATCTCGCTGGGCGCCCGGTTCGACGATCGGGTGACCGGTCAGTTGTCCAGCTTCGCCCCTGAGGCGAAGGTCATCCACGCCGACATCGACCCCGCCGAGATCAGCAAGAACCGGACGGCCGACGTGCCGATCGTCGGTGACTGTGCCGAAGTGATCACCGAGCTGACCTCGGCGTTGCAGACCACCCAGCTGCCGGACTTCCTGGGCTGGAAGGCATACCTGGACAGCCTGCAGAGCCGTTACCCGACAGGGTATGACGAGCCGGAGGACGGCTCGCTGTCTCCGCAGCACGTGATCAAGCGGATCGGTGAGCTGACCGGACCGGACGCCTACTACGTGACCGGCGTCGGTCAGCACCAGATGTGGTCGGCCCATTTCCTGCCCTTCGAGAAGCAGGGCCACTGGCTCAACTCCGGCGGTGCCGGGACGATGGGCTACGGCGTGCCGGCCGCGATGGGCGCCAAGGTCGGACAACCCGACTCGGTGGTCTGGTGCATCGACGGCGACGGCTGCTTCCAGATGACCAACCAGGAGCTCGTCACCTGCGCCCTGGAAGGGATCCCGGTCAAGATCGCGGTGATCAACAACCAGAGCCTGGGCATGGTCCGGCAGTGGCAGACGCTGTTCTATCAGGGCCGCTACTCCAACACCGACTTGAAGACCAATCGGGTCCCGGACTTCCAGAAGCTCGCCGAGGCGATGGGCTGTGTCGGGCTGCGTGCCGAGACGCCGGCCGACGTCGACTCCGTGATCGACAAGGCGCTCAGCATCAACGACGCCCCGGTGGTGGTCGAATTCGTCGTCCACAAGGACGCGATGGTGTGGCCGATGGTTCCTGCCGGGACCAGCAATGACGCGATCAAGATCGCCCGTGATCTTGCTCCGAACTGGGAAGGGGAAGAGCTGTGACCGCCCGTACCTTGTCGGTGCTCGTGGAGAACAAGCCCGGCGTCCTGGCTCGGATCTCCGGCCTGTTCTCCCGTCGCGGCTACAACATCGATTCGCTCGCCGTCGGACCCACCGAACATCCCGAGGTCTCCCGGATCACGATCGCGACCAGCGTCGACGACGCTGTCCTGGAGCAGCTCACCAAGCAGCTCAACAAGCTCGTCGAGGTGCTCAAGATCGTCGAGCTGGAGCCGGACTCGGTGCGCCGCGAACTGATCTTGGTCAAGGTCCGTGCGGATCAGTCGATCCGCGGTCAGGTGCTCGAGATCGTGCAACTCTTCAAGGCCAAATCGGTCGATGTCAGTGCCGACACGATCACCATTCAGGCCACCGGTAACCCGGACAAACTGAACTCGCTGCTGGAGATGCTGGAACCGTACGGCATCCGAGAGCTGGTCCAGTCCGGTCTGGTGGCGCTGGGACGCGGCAGTCGGTCGATCACCGATCGTGCGCCCAGGACCGAACGCAGCAAGGCCATCCGCGCGGTCTAGACCCACCGGTCTACGATGCGGCAGGGGAGTCGACCCGGGTCGACCCCACCGGCACCACCACAGAGCACCATCGAAATCAGGAGTTGGAAGACAAAGTGCCCGCAGAAATGTTCTACGACGATGACGCCGACCTGTCGATCATCCAAGGTCGCAACGTAGCCATCCTCGGCTTCGGCAGCCAGGGACACGCCCACGCGTTGTCGCTGCGTGACTCCGGCGTTGACGTCCGGGTCGGCCTGCCGGAGACCAGCAAGAGCCGCGCCAAGGCCGAGGCCCAGGGCCTGCGGGTCGTGACCCCGTTCGAGGCCTGTGAGGAAGCGGACCTGATCATGGTCCTCACTCCCGATCCGAGCCAGCGCAAGGTGTACGAGGAGGCCATCGCGCCGAACCTCGTCCCGGGTGATGCGCTGTTCTTCAGCCACGGCTTCAACATCCGCTACGACTACATCAAGCCCCCGGAGGGCGTCGACGTCTGCATGGTCGCTCCGAAGGGCCCGGGGCACCTGGTCCGTCGTGAGTACGCCGAGGGGCGCGGTGTCCCGGTGCTGGTCGCTGTCGAGCAGGACGGCACCGGCAAGGCCTGGGACGTCGCATTGTCCTACGCCAAGGGCATCGGGGGCCTGCGGGCCGGTGGCATCAAGACCACCTTCACCGAGGAGACCGAGACCGACCTGTTCGGTGAGCAGGCCGTGCTCTGCGGCGGCGCCAGCGCGCTGATCCAGGCCGGCTTCGAAACCCTCACCGATGCCGGCTACCAGCCGGAGGTCGCCTACTTCGAGTGCCTGCACGAGCTCAAGCTGATCGTCGACCTGATGTACGAGGGCGGCATCGCCAAACAGCGCTGGAGCATCTCCGACACCGCCGAGTACGGCGACTACGTGTCCGGACCGCGGGTCATCGACGATCACGTCAAGGAGTCGATGAAGGGCATCCTCGCCGACATCCAGGACGGCACCTTCGCCAAGCGGTTCATCGACGATCAGGATGCCGGTGCACCGGAGTTCAAGAAGTTCCGGGAGACCGCCGAGAAGCACCCGATCGAGAAGGTCGGCAAGGACCTCCGCGATCTGATGGCCTGGGTCAAGAGCCACGACGACGATTACGTCGAGGGCTCCGCCGCCCGCTGACCCCACCCACCCATAACCCGCCGACCCGTCACTTCCTCCCGCATTTTGCGGCGTGTCTGAGGAGGAAGTGACGGGTCGGCGGGGTTTGGGGCAGGGTTATCGGGATTCCTCGTGGATGCCGACCACCATGGTGCCGTCCTTGCGGATCCCGGTGGTGACCTCGTACAGGGTGTCACTGAACTTGCTCGACGAGCTGCTCAGCGTTGCGTCGTTGGCGCGGGTGCAGACACCGGACAGGCCGGTGGTGTCGAGTTGGGTCGGATGGCCGGACTGACACGTTCCGAAGGTCCGGTTGATGGCGGCCGAGGTCTTGGGCCGATCCTGTTTGGGCACGGCCACCACGGCGTCGAGGGTGAAGTCGTGGGTGGCTCGGTAGTGCGAGCTCAGCACCGTCGTGCTGGACGGGAGAGAGATGTCACCCCACCAGCGGATGTCTTCGACCGTGACGTCGTCGCAGTGATAGCCGGCGATGTCGTTGGTGCAGGTCGAACCGCGCTCGGTCTGGAAAGAGAAGTACGGAACTCCCCAGTCGCCGGCGTAGCGACTCAAGATCACGAACGGGATCGCCGCCAACACGATCATCACGCCGATCCCGATCAGGATCCGACGCCCCCGATGTCTCCGCTGCCGTGCCACCCCCGCAGCATGCCATGATCGCGGCCCGGAGTGCACGCTCGACATCCGTCATCGGGGAGCACGATCAGCTCGATGAACTCCCGAGCTTGTCGAAACGGCAGCGGCCGCACTCGGGATCGGCACGATCCTTCGCCCGGCCGCAGCGCTCCGTTCAGCGCTTGACGGCGATGATCACCGAGGTGTCGGCGGCAACCATCACATCGACGCTGGTGAAGCGATCGTCGGTCAGCCATTCCTGTCGGAGTTGATCAACGCGGCCGGAGTCCATCGGCGGCCAGCTGCTGGACGGGGTGAAGTCGTCGAGCACGATCATGCCGCCGGTCTCCAGCATGTCCACGATCTGTTCGCGGGGGGAGTGCCGGGCGCTCTCGGCATCGATGAAGATCAACGAGAACGGCGCATGCTCGGCCAGGGTCGACCAGTCGGCATGCATCACGTCGATGTCATCGCCGGCAAACATCTCCATCACGCCGTGTGCCAGCTCGGGATCGAGCTCCGCGGTCAGCACCCGGGTGGATTTCGGGGCGCCGGTCCGCAGCCACGCTGCCCCGACTCCGCAGCCGGTCCCACACTCGGCCATCGTTCCTGTCCGGGTCGCGGCCAGGGTCGCGAGCAGCCGTCCCGTCTCGGTGCGCGATGCCATCACGTACCCGTGTTGCAGGGACATCTTCAGGGCACGGGTGACGATCTCGGGAAGGTTGGGTGGAGCGCTCACGGAACCAGTCTGGCATCGTCGGCGAATGCAGTCCAGGATACGAGACTCTGGTCCCACGATATGGCGGACAATTACTTGGACGTCCTAGTATCTCGGTTGTCAGCTTACCGTTTCGAGTGGGAATCGCGGCCATGTACGACTTGTATCCCGATAGTTGGGCCGGTGACGACGATCGTCGTCACCGGACCGTGGTCGAGCGCCCGCGGCGCCGTCCGCGTCGCAGCCATGCCACCGAGCCGGAGATCATTCGTGTACGCGAGGGGCATCGGCCGACCGAGCGTTGATCGCCTCCGCATGAGTGCACCGCACCAGGAGGACGTCCCATGACCATGCAGGCTCCGACGAGTCGTCCGAACATCGTCTACCTGCATTCGCACGACACCGGCCGGTACGTCGCACCCTACGGGCACGCGATGCCGACCCCGAACATCCAGCGACTCGCCGAGCAGGGGACCCTCTTCCGGCGAGCGTTCTCGGCCGCACCGACCTGTTCGCCGTCTCGGGCGGCTCTGTTCACCGGCAGCCACCCTCATCAGAACGGGATGCTCGGGCTGACCCACCGAGGCTTCGAGCTGAACGACGGAACCCAGCATCTGGTCGGGCTGCTGGGCGGAGCGGGTTACCGGACCGTGCTGGCGGGGTTGCAGCACATCTCCACCGACGTCGACCGGATCGGATACGACGAGGTCAGCACGGTGCAGAGTCATCGGGTCGAACACGTCGCGCCGGCAGCCGTGGATTTCGTCGATCGTGGCCTGTCCGAGCCGTTCTTCCTGGATGTCGGGTTCTTCGAGACCCACCGCCCCTTCCCGGCGCCGGACGGGGAGAATCCCGACTTTCTCGCGCCGCCGGTGCCGTTGCCCGACACCTCAGAGGTACGTACCGACATGGCCGGCTACCGCAGGAGTGTGCGCACCCTCGACGAGGGCATCGGTGCGGTACTGGATGCCTTGGAGGCCAACGGGCTGAGCGAACGGACCCTGGTGATCTGCACTACCGATCACGGCATCGCCTTCCCGCAGATGAAATGCAATCTGACCGATGCCGGGATCGGCGTGATGCTGATCATGCGTGGTCCCGGTGGCTTCACCGGAGGTGGTGTGGTCGACGCGATGGTGTCCCAGATCGACCTGCTGCCGACAGTTTGTGATCTTGCCGGCATCGAGCCGCCGGTCGGGCTGGCCGGCCACCCGCTGGGCCCGCTCGTCCGCGGTGAGACCGACGGCGTACACGACGAGATCTTCGCCGAGGTCAGCTATCACGCCGCGTACGAGCCGCAGCGCTGTGTCCGGACCGACCGGTGGAAGTACATCCGACGCTTCGACCATCGGGCCAGCCGGGTCTACCCCAACTGTGACGCCGGCCCCAGTAAAGCCCTTCTGGAGAAGGAGGGTTGGGACCAGCAGCCGCGCCCCGACGAGATGCTGTACGACCTGGTCTTCGATCCGAACGAGACCAACAACGTGATCGACGAACCGTACGCCGCAGCTCAGGCGACCGACCTGCGAGCCCGCCTGGACCGGTGGATGCAGGACACCGCCGACCCGTTGCTGCACGGCCCGGTCCCGGCTCCCGCCGGCGCCAAGATCGACAGCGCAGACAAGACCACATGAGGCCCAGACAAGTCCACAGGACAGCCGCGGAGACCGTCGAGCCTCGACTCGTGCGGAGAGTGGGTCGGGTCGTCCAGTCGCGGGCCGTGGTCGCCACGGCCGCGGCCCCGACGAGATCGAATCGCCGAGCGAGCCGGCGCGGCATGCGCCAGCGGTCGCGGACCCGCGGCGAGTCTCGCGAGCTGCCAAACGAGCGCGAATCGCAACCCCAGAACGCAACTCGCGGCACCCGACCGAGCCGGGAGGGCCCGGGACCGAGTCGGGGTGTGGCGGGCGTAAAGCGTATTCCGGGCGAGCCTGCGAGCCCGGAATCGCCCCGGGCGGGACTCGGTCCCGGGCCCTCCCGGCATCCACCGACCGGATTGCGAATCCAGCCCTTCGACAAGCTCAGGGCTCGGAGGTCCGCGCCGAGGTCAGACGGCGGATGCGATCGCGTCGCCGATGGCAGAGGTCGACCGCGACTCACCCGGAGTGCGACGCGAAATGTCTGCCAGGACGGCTTTTTCGACGCGGGCGGCTTGTTCGGCCATCCCCAGATGATCAAGCAACAGACCGACCGACAGGATCGTCGCGGTCGGATCGGCGACGCCCTTGCCGGCGATGTCGGGGGCGGAACCGTGCACCGGCTCGAACATCGACGGGTAGGCACCGGACGGGTTGATGTTGCCGCTGGCGGCCAGCCCGA
Protein-coding sequences here:
- the ilvN gene encoding acetolactate synthase small subunit, whose translation is MTARTLSVLVENKPGVLARISGLFSRRGYNIDSLAVGPTEHPEVSRITIATSVDDAVLEQLTKQLNKLVEVLKIVELEPDSVRRELILVKVRADQSIRGQVLEIVQLFKAKSVDVSADTITIQATGNPDKLNSLLEMLEPYGIRELVQSGLVALGRGSRSITDRAPRTERSKAIRAV
- a CDS encoding ATP-binding cassette domain-containing protein; this translates as MTTETKPQHAAEVAGDEPVLQARGLVKLFGRVVGLRGVDVDLYPGEVLAVIGDNGAGKSTLIKCLSGALTPDQGTIRIDDRTVSFGSTQDAREAGVETVYQNLAVAPALDIASNMFLGREIRRRGVLGSVLRMVDKPAMREQAKQFISELGITTLQNIDQAVETLSGGQRQVVAVARAGAFGSKVVILDEPTAALGVRETGQVLKLVRDLRDRGLGVILISHNMPNVFETADRIHIQRLGGMAGVITPQSHSMEDAVAIMTGAKTLSPDEWHQRG
- a CDS encoding ABC transporter permease, yielding MTTEVSNPASVEDLLSRRRSPLERVQHLLHGNPALSPLIVLIVAIIVFGIVSQGFLRPEALSLLVQQMAVVGTLAAGQTLIILTAGVDLSIGMAMVLASLVMAKLSFSGTPGILALLIGIAVAILTGLLNGFLVTRINLPPFIVTLGTFSIFTALSLLYAQGQTVSLDPDAFLLITGSSFTIGPVSVTWGVILMLAVFLILGFVLRNSAWGRHLYATGDDREAAQLAGISTRKLLFSAYVVAGVCVGIAAWIVCGRVGGADPNAGLNYNLLSITAVVIGGTSLFGGRGSVVGTLIGALIVQTFNSGLALAGVDPNYQVLATGILVILAVAIDQWIRRVRG
- the ilvC gene encoding ketol-acid reductoisomerase yields the protein MEDKVPAEMFYDDDADLSIIQGRNVAILGFGSQGHAHALSLRDSGVDVRVGLPETSKSRAKAEAQGLRVVTPFEACEEADLIMVLTPDPSQRKVYEEAIAPNLVPGDALFFSHGFNIRYDYIKPPEGVDVCMVAPKGPGHLVRREYAEGRGVPVLVAVEQDGTGKAWDVALSYAKGIGGLRAGGIKTTFTEETETDLFGEQAVLCGGASALIQAGFETLTDAGYQPEVAYFECLHELKLIVDLMYEGGIAKQRWSISDTAEYGDYVSGPRVIDDHVKESMKGILADIQDGTFAKRFIDDQDAGAPEFKKFRETAEKHPIEKVGKDLRDLMAWVKSHDDDYVEGSAAR
- a CDS encoding substrate-binding domain-containing protein; translation: MATPQWRSHRRSATTRPHRPAGRSAARPRLLAAIAAGLVCCLLAACGAADKRPGVSLILKTQTNPYFVAMKKAALEEAHRQGVKLSVAAGTQDGDTQNQINQIYTAIARGDKGILVTSNGNSINAALRQAKESGLYVSALDTPLTPVETADNTFATDNHQAGQLIGKYAAAKLNGKKATIAMLDLYNDQVVAVDTERDHGFLDGMGIPNDRSKQNGLEPKKGKYTGGKGGQYQIACHRPTTGAIDGGRQAMEQCLSANSDINVVYAMNEPAGQGAYAALKAAGKEKDVMLVVIDGSCDGIDLVRSGVFDADATQYPGKMAELGVDAIAKIARGGAPPAKTKGKDFYDTGTALATADPVPGVKSQTPDEASKICW
- a CDS encoding acetolactate synthase large subunit: MAEERSDATPADAGLTGAQALVRSLERVGADVVFGIPGGAILPAYDPLYDSDAVRHILVRHEQGAGHAAEGYAMVTGKVGVCMATSGPGATNLVTAIADAYMDSVPIVAITGQVASGSIGTDAFQEADITGITMPITKHSFLVKTAADVPHAIAAAFHIAATGRPGPVLVDITKDALQGTAPFQWPKRVELPGYRPVTKPHAKQIREAAKLIAASERPVLYVGGGTVKAHAGEQLRQLVEATGIPVITTLMARGVFPDSHPLNYGMPGMHGTVAAVGALQRSDLLISLGARFDDRVTGQLSSFAPEAKVIHADIDPAEISKNRTADVPIVGDCAEVITELTSALQTTQLPDFLGWKAYLDSLQSRYPTGYDEPEDGSLSPQHVIKRIGELTGPDAYYVTGVGQHQMWSAHFLPFEKQGHWLNSGGAGTMGYGVPAAMGAKVGQPDSVVWCIDGDGCFQMTNQELVTCALEGIPVKIAVINNQSLGMVRQWQTLFYQGRYSNTDLKTNRVPDFQKLAEAMGCVGLRAETPADVDSVIDKALSINDAPVVVEFVVHKDAMVWPMVPAGTSNDAIKIARDLAPNWEGEEL
- a CDS encoding O-methyltransferase; its protein translation is MSAPPNLPEIVTRALKMSLQHGYVMASRTETGRLLATLAATRTGTMAECGTGCGVGAAWLRTGAPKSTRVLTAELDPELAHGVMEMFAGDDIDVMHADWSTLAEHAPFSLIFIDAESARHSPREQIVDMLETGGMIVLDDFTPSSSWPPMDSGRVDQLRQEWLTDDRFTSVDVMVAADTSVIIAVKR
- a CDS encoding C45 family peptidase, producing MSEHRTVPESPDPDPARRPWSCDTFVALPDATRDGRLLFGKNSDRPARETQPVRRFPARQGNGVLQLAYCRIDDAVPTFEHLGSGPYWCWGHEIGLNSRGVVIGNEALFTRDLASTAQADRTAIATGVTRPSPGLLGMELLRLGLERGGSAEEAVEVIIGLLRRYGQWAAGTISTDRAAAAYDNSYVVADADRAFLLETSGRDWAIRRVETGIAALSNQPTIRTDWSRLADGLIERAESLGWPGRDRADSSVQDCAGPDVWDFAEAVTDPGTPLQLSQIRLQRSRQLLADGMTAGGVDWETAHSVLADHYEGSFLDGPAFNAARPDFLTLCMHDSPAGFTWGNTAASVIAVPGAPTPYWWWAPTTPCTSVYLPIAVGTDPPPALGTAGSASGTGPNPELASVDGPAPGSYWWTFALLLEAVCGNPDGTRYADRQPRVREILDPLQDRFLADAAELESRGAPAEDWQHLTRRCAAAAQAAVDRLLADFAD
- a CDS encoding universal stress protein, translating into MNIVVGYIPTPEGTAAFEHARELAAGLGHRLVVVNTGHHGNNATAHFASSQDLDAIDTELNDAGVDHEVRQAAGSDSAADVILDAARQTDAGLIVIGLRRRSPVGKMITGSTAQAILMDAGCPVLTVKPDQRYLE